The segment AGGAAATGAAAACTTTAATAAAACCCACTTTTGAAAAGGTAGAGCTTTTGGCAGTTCATTTTCATACCGTAGATATGATTCTACTCACCAAAATAAGAGTCATACCTTTTGGCATTACCATCCCGAAATTGAATTGGTGTACGTAAACGGAGGTTCAGGCAAAAGACAAATAGGAAGCCATATTTCTTATTATAGAAAAGGGGATCTTATACTTATAGGTTCTAATTTACCTCATTGCGGGTTTACCGATGGGCTTACCAAGAATGAATGCGAAACTGTAATACAACTCAAGCCGGACTTTTTAGGATCTGCGTTTTTTGATATTCCTGAAATGAGAAACATAAAGTCACTCCTTAACAGTGCAAAAATGGGAATTGTATATCACGGCAATGAAAAACGTATGATAGGTAATGCTATTGAAGAACTAAAAGATAAAAATCATTATGAACGCTTACTGGGTTTATTGCAGGTTTTTAAACTTCTTGAAGAAGCTGAAAATTATACAATACTCAACGCCCAGGGCTTTGTCCTGGAAGCCGAATTACAGGACAATAACAGGATCAATATTATTTTTAATTTTGTAAAGGAAGAATTTCATCGTTTAATTACCCTGGAAGAGGTTGCCGATATGGTGAGTATGACAGTACCATCATTTTGTCGCTATTTTAAAAAAATAACAGGAAAAACCTTTGTTCAGTTTGTTAATGAGTACAGGTTGGTACATTCAGCTAAATTGCTTCACGAAAAGCAAGTGAGTATTCTAGATGTTTGTTTTGAAAGTGGATTTAATAATTTTAGCCATTTTAATAAACAATTCAAGAAGTTCACGGGTAAAACACCTTCAATTTATAGGAATGAATTAAAATTCCTGGTTTCATAAGAACCTAAAACAAAAAAATCCCGCCAGTAGCGGGATTTTTGTTTTGTGAGAAAACTTTAGTCATGGTGCATGAACCTCTGTTTTGTTAGAAGCTTTTCCTCTGTTTCTACATGATCCTCATCAGGTACGCAACAATCTACTGGACATACAGCAGCACATTGTGGTTCCTCATGAAAACCTTTACATTCTGTACATTTATCAGGAACTATATAATAGATCTCATCACTCACTAAGCTCCTGTGGTTCATTAGCATTAGCTTTACGGCCATCCCAAAGTACTACGTTTCCTTCTAAATCTGTTCCATCAGCATATCTCCAATCATCAGCACCTTCGTAAATCGCTGTATTTGGGCACTCCGGCTCACAGGCTCCGCAGTTTATGCATTCATCTGTTATTACAATTGCCATAGCTTTTTATTTATTTAATTATCTCTTACTTCCTAAAAATACTGGCAGGAATTTATCCTCTATTTTTATAGGAATTGTAAGAGAATTGTGATCAATAACTTTTATTTTCGTGCACAAATTTAAAGCCAAATCAATTCATAACCAAATAAGACAGATGACAATACAGCAGCGGAAGGAACATTTTATTGAACTTGGCGTTTTTCTTAATCAGTTTAGTAATGCGGGGGGAGCAGTTCCCGCCGGGTTCCCTAAGAATGAAAAGGTTTTCAAAGCACTGCAGGAGCAAATTGAAAGGGCAATTCATTACAATGGATGGTTTACAAAGGAGAATATTTTGTTTTCACTTGACCAATGGAGCCAGGCTTTAACTGAAGAGAACATTAACAACTGGATAGCTCCTTATAATTTCAAAGAAGAACAATTAAAGACTGTTGCTATAATAATGGCAGGAAATATTCCCCTGGTAGGCTTCCATGATTTTCTTTCAGTTCTCATTTCAGGAAACAGGCTCATAGCAAAACAGTCCTCCAATGATCAAAAATTACTT is part of the Antarcticibacterium sp. 1MA-6-2 genome and harbors:
- a CDS encoding AraC family transcriptional regulator, with product MYVNGGSGKRQIGSHISYYRKGDLILIGSNLPHCGFTDGLTKNECETVIQLKPDFLGSAFFDIPEMRNIKSLLNSAKMGIVYHGNEKRMIGNAIEELKDKNHYERLLGLLQVFKLLEEAENYTILNAQGFVLEAELQDNNRINIIFNFVKEEFHRLITLEEVADMVSMTVPSFCRYFKKITGKTFVQFVNEYRLVHSAKLLHEKQVSILDVCFESGFNNFSHFNKQFKKFTGKTPSIYRNELKFLVS